In a single window of the Oscarella lobularis chromosome 2, ooOscLobu1.1, whole genome shotgun sequence genome:
- the LOC136183987 gene encoding uncharacterized protein yields MLLAALALLFASPISAMEQPRPPPEESNSESLDLEGFTAEPGWLNLNTSRVPSIPYPGQTVTVVVYALSNYYHSLMNPQFVCRFTSKTNPSQTFDSDYARLRPVAKGDPCFVIDCPLKSVTSWKIEERTAVVSVMYRSDSELKFIGKEGDNMLTFIDAWTSFEYDTNAGTILIRGESLNPDHEHSAKFVLENGNAFTVLARPTSLSEITFDLTKDVEDLEEKVSAQVKLFTTQGLVPYDGDKGGDTVILESPIKHEACDNHNLVNQPWRKISNTLQSPLYCDRNGAGILVDGWNRIDPSIGGRLPQSCPPTHRCGTHATGWLRDPPPVEKGVEEANTVCYHWSNNCCLWNSAVKVVNCGDFLVYHLPAPQHCSLSYCGDA; encoded by the coding sequence ATGCTGCTAGCCGCTCTCGCCCTCCTATTCGCTTCTCCGATATCAGCCATGGAACAACCAAGACCGCCGCCGGAGGAGAGCAATTCCGAGTCGCTGGATTTAGAAGGCTTCACTGCCGAGCCGGGCTGGCTCAACTTGAACACGTCGCGAGTGCCGTCAATACCGTATCCCGGTCAAACAGTCACCGTTGTCGTGTATGCTCTCAGTAACTATTATCATTCCCTGATGAATCCCCAGTTTGTGTGTCGCTTCACGAGCAAGACTAATCCATCGCAGACGTTCGACTCCGACTACGCTCGACTCCGACCGGTCGCGAAGGGAGATCCGTGTTTCGTCATCGACTGTCCGTTGAAGAGCGTCACGTCGTGGAAGATCGAAGAACGAACGGCCGTCGTTTCCGTTATGTATCGATCGGACAGCGAACTGAAATTCATTGGGAAAGAAGGCGACAACATGCTGACGTTCATCGACGCGTGGACGAGTTTCGAATACGACACGAACGCGGGAACTATTCTCATTCGCGGGGAAAGTCTCAATCCCGATCACGAGCACTCCGCCAAGTTTGTGCTAGAGAATGGTAATGCCTTCACTGTTCTAGCGAGGCCAACATCACTCAGTGAAATAACGTTTGACTTGACCAAAGACGTTGAGGAtctcgaagaaaaagtttctGCTCAGGTAAAACTCTTTACGACACAAGGATTGGTGCCGTACGACGGCGATAAAGGCGGTGACACGGTCATTCTCGAGTCACCTATCAAGCACGAGGCTTGCGATAACCATAATTTGGTCAACCAGCCGTGGAGAAAAATATCAAATACACTTCAGTCTCCACTTTACTGCGACAGGAACGGCGCGGGAATTTTAGTCGACGGATGGAATCGCATCGATCCGTCCATTGGCGGCCGACTGCCTCAATCGTGTCCACCAACACACCGTTGCGGCACACACGCAACCGGATGGCTGCGCGATCCTCCTCCCGTCGAGAAAGGAGTTGAAGAGGCAAACACAGTTTGCTATCACTGGAGCAACAATTGTTGCTTGTGGAACTCGGCAGTGAAGGTTGTCAATTGCGGCGACTTTTTAGTCTATCATCTGCCTGCGCCTCAGCACTGCAGTTTGAGCTATTGCGGCGATGCCTAA